In one Tessaracoccus palaemonis genomic region, the following are encoded:
- the ftsE gene encoding cell division ATP-binding protein FtsE translates to MITFEDVTKFYPGQERPALRNINLEIDKGEFVFLVGQSGSGKSTFLRLILREYKPTKGTLYVAGKNLATMNQWKVPQLRRQIGTVFQDFRLLPGKTVYENVAFALQVIGSPAKHIKRIVPDTLDLVGLAGKGDRPCEELSGGEQQRVAIARAFVNRPKILIADEPTGNLDPETSVGIMKLLDRINRADTTVIMATHDSSIVDQMRRRVLELRSGELVRDQAKGVYGTA, encoded by the coding sequence GTGATCACGTTCGAGGACGTCACCAAGTTCTACCCGGGACAGGAGCGACCTGCCCTCAGGAACATCAACCTGGAGATCGACAAGGGCGAGTTCGTGTTCCTCGTCGGTCAGTCCGGGTCCGGCAAGTCCACCTTCCTCCGGCTCATCCTGCGCGAGTACAAGCCGACGAAGGGCACGCTCTACGTCGCCGGCAAGAACCTCGCCACCATGAACCAGTGGAAGGTGCCGCAGCTCCGCCGCCAGATCGGCACGGTGTTCCAGGACTTCCGCCTCCTGCCGGGCAAGACGGTCTATGAGAACGTCGCGTTCGCGCTGCAGGTGATCGGCAGCCCCGCCAAGCACATCAAGCGGATCGTGCCCGACACGCTCGACCTGGTCGGCCTCGCCGGCAAGGGCGACCGCCCCTGTGAGGAGCTGTCCGGCGGCGAGCAGCAGCGCGTCGCGATCGCGCGCGCCTTCGTCAACCGGCCCAAGATCCTCATCGCTGACGAGCCGACGGGCAACCTCGATCCGGAGACCTCGGTCGGCATCATGAAGCTCCTCGACCGCATCAACCGGGCCGACACCACCGTGATCATGGCCACCCACGACTCGTCCATCGTCGATCAGATGCGCCGCCGCGTCCTCGAGCTCCGTTCCGGAGAACTCGTCAGGGATCAGGCCAAGGGCGTTTACGGCACGGCGTAG
- the prfB gene encoding peptide chain release factor 2, whose amino-acid sequence MANDDLTARISELAHSLESIEAVADLDALRKEIAELEEQVAAPDLWDNQENAQRVTSQLSAKQGEVDRITGLRSRLDDVELMLELADEEGDPDAHAEVERDLAKLGKDIEALEVRTLLSGEYDDRDALITIRAEAGGVDAADFAEMLMRMYLRWADRHHYSTEVYDTSYAEEAGLKSATFAVKCPFAYGTLSVEQGTHRLVRISPFDNQGRRQTSFAGVEVLPVTEETDHIDIPEGDLRIDVFRSSGPGGQSVNTTDSAVRITHLPTGIVVSCQNEKSQLQNKAAALRVLQSRLLEKVRQDREKEMNALKGDGGNSWGAQMRSYVMNPYQMVKDLRTDYEVGNPEAVFDGDIDGFIDAGIRWRKKSEASA is encoded by the coding sequence GTGGCAAACGATGACCTGACCGCCCGGATTTCCGAACTGGCCCATTCCCTCGAGTCGATCGAGGCCGTGGCCGACCTCGACGCGCTCCGCAAGGAGATCGCCGAACTCGAGGAACAGGTCGCGGCACCTGACCTGTGGGACAACCAGGAGAACGCGCAGCGCGTGACCTCCCAGCTGTCCGCCAAGCAGGGCGAGGTCGACCGGATCACCGGCCTGCGTTCCCGCCTCGACGACGTCGAGCTCATGCTCGAGCTGGCCGACGAGGAGGGTGACCCCGACGCGCACGCCGAGGTCGAGCGCGACCTGGCCAAGCTGGGCAAGGACATCGAGGCACTCGAGGTCCGCACGCTGCTGTCGGGAGAGTACGACGACCGCGACGCGCTCATCACCATCCGCGCGGAGGCCGGCGGCGTCGACGCCGCGGACTTCGCCGAGATGCTGATGCGCATGTACCTGCGCTGGGCCGACCGCCACCACTACAGCACCGAGGTCTACGACACCTCCTACGCGGAGGAGGCGGGCCTCAAGTCCGCGACCTTCGCCGTCAAGTGCCCCTTCGCCTACGGCACCCTGTCGGTCGAGCAGGGCACGCACCGCCTCGTGCGCATCTCGCCCTTCGACAACCAGGGCCGCCGCCAGACGTCGTTCGCGGGCGTCGAGGTCCTCCCCGTGACGGAGGAGACCGACCACATCGACATCCCCGAGGGTGACCTGCGCATCGACGTGTTCCGCTCGTCCGGCCCCGGCGGCCAGTCGGTCAACACCACCGACTCCGCCGTCCGCATCACGCACCTGCCCACCGGCATCGTCGTGAGCTGCCAGAACGAGAAGTCGCAGCTACAGAACAAGGCAGCCGCGCTGCGGGTCCTGCAGTCCCGCCTGCTCGAGAAGGTCCGCCAGGACCGCGAGAAGGAGATGAACGCGCTCAAGGGCGACGGCGGCAACTCGTGGGGCGCCCAGATGCGTTCCTACGTCATGAACCCGTACCAGATGGTCAAGGACCTGCGCACCGACTACGAGGTGGGCAATCCCGAGGCCGTCTTCGACGGCGACATCGACGGCTTCATCGACGCCGGCATCCGCTGGCGCAAGAAGTCGGAGGCCTCCGCCTGA
- a CDS encoding GatB/YqeY domain-containing protein, protein MGATKSQLKKDLADALRAKDEAAKMNIRMMMGAITVAEVAGDTARELTDAEELAVITKEMHQRRDAAATYADAGRPELAEKEASEADFISRYLPAPLTSEELDALVAEAFEALGEAPTMKHMGALVKAVNAQAAGRAEGKEVAARVRARLQA, encoded by the coding sequence ATGGGAGCCACCAAGAGCCAGCTCAAGAAGGACCTGGCCGACGCGCTGCGCGCCAAGGACGAGGCCGCCAAGATGAACATCCGGATGATGATGGGCGCCATCACCGTCGCCGAGGTGGCAGGCGACACCGCCCGTGAGCTGACCGACGCCGAGGAGCTCGCCGTCATCACCAAGGAGATGCATCAGCGTCGCGACGCGGCCGCCACCTACGCCGACGCCGGCCGCCCGGAGCTGGCGGAGAAGGAGGCCAGCGAGGCCGACTTCATCTCCCGCTACCTCCCCGCTCCCCTGACGTCCGAGGAACTCGACGCGCTCGTCGCGGAGGCCTTCGAGGCGCTCGGCGAGGCCCCGACCATGAAGCACATGGGTGCCCTGGTCAAGGCCGTCAACGCGCAGGCCGCCGGCCGCGCGGAGGGCAAGGAGGTCGCGGCGCGCGTGCGTGCCCGTCTCCAGGCCTAA
- a CDS encoding NUDIX domain-containing protein encodes MSRRPGIDVPDHRGRTGLDRVGRGLARNPNVIIRDVELTSQGWHVLRRTTFDYRRRDGRWESQQRETYDRGNGAAILPYDVERRTVLLTRQFRFPAYVNDHPDGRLIEVAAGLLDAEDPVTAIRRESAEELGVSLTRIEHVFDAYMSPGSVTERLHFFAAAYTPDSRTGDGGGVVEEGEDIEVLELDFAEALAMVADGRIVDGKTIMLLQWAALRGPFRLT; translated from the coding sequence ATGAGCCGGCGCCCAGGCATCGACGTTCCCGATCATCGCGGACGCACTGGCCTCGATCGTGTCGGCCGAGGGCTGGCACGCAATCCGAACGTCATCATCCGGGATGTCGAGCTGACCTCGCAGGGTTGGCATGTGCTCAGGCGCACCACGTTCGACTACCGGCGACGCGACGGCCGTTGGGAGAGCCAGCAGCGGGAGACCTATGATCGCGGCAACGGCGCGGCGATCCTCCCCTATGACGTCGAGCGGCGCACGGTCCTCCTGACGAGACAGTTCAGGTTCCCGGCCTACGTGAACGATCATCCCGACGGACGCCTCATCGAAGTGGCAGCGGGCCTGCTCGATGCCGAGGATCCCGTCACCGCGATCCGGCGCGAGAGCGCTGAGGAACTCGGGGTGAGCCTCACGCGGATCGAGCATGTCTTCGACGCGTACATGAGCCCTGGTTCGGTCACGGAGCGGCTCCACTTCTTCGCAGCCGCCTACACACCGGACAGCCGCACGGGCGACGGCGGAGGAGTTGTCGAGGAGGGTGAGGACATTGAGGTACTCGAACTCGACTTCGCCGAAGCACTGGCGATGGTCGCAGACGGGCGGATCGTGGATGGCAAGACCATCATGCTCCTGCAGTGGGCGGCGTTACGCGGGCCGTTTCGCCTCACGTGA
- a CDS encoding DUF4406 domain-containing protein, with protein MTTAKPMLILIAGPYRSGTDGDPAAMASNLARLEEAAWPIFAAGHLPMIGEWVALPVLHSAGAGPTDPIAEEVLYPTAERLLNRCDAVLRLPGASSGADQDVAIAESRGLPVYYDISDIPAVDAQIA; from the coding sequence ATGACGACAGCGAAACCCATGCTCATCCTCATTGCAGGGCCTTACCGTTCGGGCACGGACGGTGATCCGGCTGCGATGGCCAGCAACCTCGCTCGATTGGAGGAGGCAGCGTGGCCGATCTTCGCTGCGGGGCACCTTCCGATGATTGGAGAGTGGGTGGCACTGCCAGTGCTGCACTCGGCCGGTGCGGGCCCCACCGATCCCATCGCCGAAGAGGTTCTCTACCCAACTGCAGAGCGACTGCTCAACCGATGCGATGCCGTGCTGCGCCTGCCGGGTGCCTCGTCCGGTGCGGACCAGGATGTTGCGATCGCTGAGAGCAGGGGACTTCCGGTGTACTACGACATCTCGGACATCCCGGCCGTTGACGCGCAGATCGCATGA
- a CDS encoding DeoR/GlpR family DNA-binding transcription regulator: protein MLVAQRRTQLLQLLKETGRIVAKDVAADLGISEDSIRRDLRDLAAEGLCQRVYGGALPVSPAIVDYTTRQWVEPDGKRAVAATAATLVRAGGTLILDGGTTALAVAQLLPRDLECTVITNSPTIASALLQHPHADLFLLGGRIFKHSAVACGAAAVEAAQNVSADLCFIGVTGVHPEAGLTTGDAEDAAMKRALASRAAETYILASSEKIGTASPYRVLSWDQTAGVITDADPSSATIKEVAKRGVEIVHATVGGHAPSDPDSVSRQ, encoded by the coding sequence ATGCTCGTCGCTCAGCGCCGCACTCAGCTACTCCAACTCCTCAAAGAAACAGGCAGGATCGTGGCCAAGGACGTCGCCGCCGATCTTGGCATCTCAGAGGACAGCATCCGCCGAGACCTGCGCGATCTCGCCGCAGAAGGACTGTGTCAGCGCGTTTACGGCGGCGCCCTGCCTGTCTCCCCGGCAATCGTCGACTACACGACCCGCCAGTGGGTCGAACCCGATGGCAAGCGCGCGGTGGCCGCGACGGCGGCCACCCTGGTCCGCGCAGGAGGAACGCTGATCCTCGACGGCGGCACGACGGCACTCGCCGTCGCGCAGCTTCTCCCGAGGGACCTGGAATGCACCGTCATCACCAACAGCCCGACGATCGCCTCTGCACTCTTGCAGCACCCACATGCTGACCTGTTCCTGCTCGGCGGCCGGATCTTCAAACACTCTGCCGTCGCATGCGGGGCTGCTGCTGTCGAGGCCGCCCAGAACGTCTCGGCCGATCTCTGCTTCATTGGCGTCACAGGAGTGCACCCGGAGGCCGGGCTCACTACGGGAGACGCCGAGGATGCCGCGATGAAACGAGCGCTTGCTTCGCGTGCGGCCGAGACCTACATCCTGGCTTCTTCAGAGAAGATCGGGACAGCATCGCCGTACCGCGTCCTGTCCTGGGATCAGACAGCCGGAGTGATCACTGACGCAGACCCGTCCAGTGCAACCATCAAGGAGGTGGCGAAACGCGGCGTCGAGATCGTGCACGCCACCGTGGGAGGTCACGCTCCTTCAGACCCTGACTCCGTGTCCCGGCAGTAG
- a CDS encoding ribbon-helix-helix domain-containing protein yields MAALKKRGRGRPGRGAEPSQVIALRLTADEIRALDVRAEREGKSRPEVIREALALACESTPLHSSGIDPKDAIQAATWPTWIEDLDDDSPGRQPRLGFDTRGRLLETVVLVFDSGNELVITPWRPGHRCLISFPVILLPGVVYSGYSGATRPRSSRSTWMQ; encoded by the coding sequence ATGGCGGCGCTGAAGAAGCGCGGCCGTGGTCGGCCCGGTCGCGGCGCTGAGCCCTCACAGGTCATCGCGCTGCGTCTGACAGCCGACGAGATCAGGGCCCTTGATGTGCGGGCGGAACGTGAGGGCAAGTCCCGCCCCGAGGTGATCCGCGAGGCATTGGCCTTGGCGTGCGAGTCCACCCCTCTGCACTCAAGCGGGATCGACCCAAAGGACGCGATTCAGGCAGCAACATGGCCGACCTGGATCGAAGACCTCGATGACGACAGCCCAGGCCGACAACCGCGGCTCGGATTCGATACCCGCGGCCGACTGCTGGAGACGGTCGTGCTGGTCTTCGACAGTGGCAACGAACTCGTGATCACGCCATGGAGGCCCGGCCACAGATGCTTGATCTCCTTCCCAGTGATCCTTCTGCCCGGAGTCGTCTACTCCGGGTATTCCGGGGCTACCCGGCCACGTTCATCCCGCTCGACTTGGATGCAATGA
- a CDS encoding DUF222 domain-containing protein yields MESRRRDESREATHRLRAGVDLRRRGEAEELEALCDLALAYRLDEADLLDYGTEIYRDRDTRLPEKLIRPGGEGTPGVSEFLAMEVAALLRCSQTAAIERIASALNLKYRHPMLFEAVINGEVECWLAAKAAWLCRDLDPMQAESVTARWLPRQYGLVPGAALGELKKLIIRVDAAAARAREAEARAQRGVWLRDEEPGVTSIGGRLDVLDGRIVDERLHQISERLKARYPGLGHSARRAKALSLAMNPDLLLAILEADQPALAIDCSGSDHDTQVITAVPTEPPDEDEAPLPDELPEIEPPPPPGPGPFASLNAPRQARRPDTSPEPSRLPEPPSRFPELVEGRRAQRGEDPPPPTPAPLPRVEIVVHITADADGTLDPVASVERADTLTTALLGELLGDGYRNGEIALKVQPVIDLNNTPAADGYRPTRRMRKALRLLRPTEAFPFSTRTRRLDIDHNTAYQPGRPGQTRLDNLAQLCRRVHRGKTKGVWVLNQIATGHFRWTSPLGYVYEVTSGGAWLECTPDLGPQLSPVERTIQDWCDTIADAADLARCG; encoded by the coding sequence ATGGAAAGCAGACGACGCGACGAGTCCCGGGAGGCGACCCACCGCCTCCGCGCCGGTGTCGACCTGCGTCGCCGCGGCGAGGCCGAGGAGCTGGAGGCCCTGTGCGACCTGGCCCTGGCGTACCGGTTGGACGAGGCCGACCTGTTGGATTACGGGACCGAGATCTACCGTGACCGTGACACCAGACTCCCGGAGAAACTGATCCGTCCCGGCGGGGAGGGTACCCCGGGTGTGTCGGAGTTCCTGGCGATGGAGGTCGCCGCGTTGCTGCGGTGTTCCCAGACGGCGGCGATCGAGAGGATCGCCTCCGCGCTGAATCTGAAGTACCGGCATCCGATGCTGTTCGAGGCCGTGATCAACGGGGAGGTCGAATGCTGGCTCGCAGCGAAGGCGGCCTGGTTGTGTCGGGATCTGGATCCGATGCAGGCCGAGTCCGTCACGGCCCGTTGGCTGCCGAGGCAGTACGGGCTGGTGCCCGGTGCCGCGCTGGGGGAGCTGAAGAAGCTGATCATCCGGGTCGACGCGGCCGCCGCGAGGGCACGGGAGGCCGAGGCCCGGGCGCAGCGCGGGGTGTGGCTGCGTGACGAGGAACCCGGTGTCACCAGCATCGGTGGCCGGCTCGATGTGTTGGACGGCAGGATCGTCGACGAGCGCCTCCATCAGATCTCGGAGCGGTTGAAGGCCAGGTATCCCGGTCTGGGCCACTCCGCCCGCCGCGCGAAGGCCCTGTCGCTGGCAATGAACCCCGACCTGCTCCTCGCCATCCTCGAAGCGGATCAGCCAGCCTTGGCCATCGACTGCTCGGGCAGCGACCACGACACGCAGGTGATCACGGCGGTGCCGACGGAGCCGCCGGACGAGGACGAAGCGCCGCTCCCGGACGAGTTGCCCGAGATCGAACCCCCACCTCCTCCCGGACCAGGTCCTTTCGCTTCGCTCAATGCACCTCGACAGGCTCGGCGACCCGACACGTCACCTGAGCCGTCCCGGTTGCCCGAGCCGCCATCCCGGTTCCCTGAGCTCGTCGAAGGGCGCCGAGCGCAGCGAGGCGAAGACCCACCGCCGCCCACACCTGCGCCGTTGCCGCGGGTGGAGATCGTCGTGCATATCACCGCGGACGCGGATGGAACCCTTGACCCGGTCGCGTCGGTGGAGCGGGCCGACACGCTCACCACCGCGCTGCTCGGCGAGTTGCTCGGCGACGGGTACCGCAACGGGGAGATCGCGCTGAAGGTCCAGCCCGTGATCGACCTGAACAACACCCCCGCCGCCGACGGGTACCGGCCGACTCGGCGGATGCGCAAGGCGCTGCGGCTCCTGCGCCCGACCGAGGCGTTCCCGTTCTCCACCCGCACCCGACGCCTGGATATCGACCACAACACCGCCTACCAGCCCGGCCGACCGGGCCAGACCCGGCTGGACAACCTCGCCCAGCTGTGTCGCCGGGTCCACCGCGGCAAGACGAAGGGGGTGTGGGTGTTGAACCAGATCGCAACCGGCCACTTCCGCTGGACCAGCCCCCTGGGCTACGTCTACGAAGTCACCAGCGGCGGCGCCTGGCTGGAATGCACCCCCGACCTCGGCCCACAACTCAGCCCCGTCGAGAGGACCATCCAGGACTGGTGCGACACCATCGCCGACGCCGCCGACCTCGCCCGCTGCGGCTGA
- a CDS encoding DUF4262 domain-containing protein: MAIPCVIGTEDDPGPTFAYTVGLTAIGQPELVTYGVPPESAQVFLNDLALQVRAGRRLEAGEIDHRVFRGYPATFIPLGWEAMNEFPLAALTLYGDDAVVTAMQVLCPDRYGRWPWELGSITDPDWLLGPVPARLLDSGDRDSFRR; encoded by the coding sequence GTGGCCATCCCCTGCGTGATCGGCACCGAGGACGATCCCGGGCCGACGTTTGCGTACACCGTCGGCCTCACCGCGATCGGGCAGCCGGAACTGGTCACGTACGGGGTCCCACCCGAGTCGGCCCAGGTCTTTCTGAACGACCTGGCCCTCCAGGTACGCGCCGGCCGTCGACTTGAGGCCGGCGAGATCGACCACAGGGTATTCCGGGGCTACCCGGCCACCTTCATCCCGCTGGGCTGGGAAGCGATGAATGAGTTTCCCCTGGCTGCCCTGACGCTGTACGGAGACGACGCGGTGGTCACCGCCATGCAGGTGCTGTGCCCCGATCGATACGGCAGGTGGCCGTGGGAGCTGGGCAGCATCACGGATCCCGACTGGCTGCTGGGGCCGGTGCCGGCCCGCCTGCTCGACTCCGGTGACCGGGACTCGTTCCGGCGGTAG
- a CDS encoding glutamine amidotransferase, which yields MPRTALAIRHVPFEDLGTLDAVLRNRGYGIAYLDAGIAAITPETVSAADLLVVLGGPIGVYDRDRYPFLIEEQRAIRARLDAGLPTLGVCLGAQLIAQAMGAEVASTGRHEIGYAPLTLTDEGQASVLAPLQGHPVLHWHGDQFEIPHGATRLAETPGFPNQAFALGDTVLALQFHLEADHTRIESWLIGHAHELAAAGIDPGRLRSDAIAFGPGLALTAARVIDAWLDRLDA from the coding sequence ATGCCCCGCACCGCGCTCGCGATCCGTCACGTCCCGTTCGAGGATCTCGGCACCCTCGATGCGGTCCTGCGCAACCGCGGCTATGGCATCGCGTACCTCGACGCGGGCATCGCGGCCATCACGCCGGAAACTGTGAGCGCGGCCGACCTCCTCGTGGTGCTCGGCGGGCCGATCGGCGTGTATGACCGCGACCGCTACCCCTTCCTCATCGAGGAGCAGCGCGCGATCCGGGCTCGACTCGACGCAGGACTCCCGACGTTGGGCGTCTGCCTCGGGGCTCAGCTGATCGCGCAGGCCATGGGCGCCGAGGTCGCCTCCACCGGCCGCCACGAGATCGGGTACGCGCCGCTGACGCTGACAGACGAGGGACAGGCCTCCGTCCTCGCCCCACTGCAGGGACACCCGGTGCTGCATTGGCACGGCGACCAGTTCGAGATCCCTCATGGGGCGACCCGGCTGGCCGAGACACCCGGCTTCCCGAATCAGGCCTTCGCGCTCGGCGACACGGTGCTGGCGCTGCAGTTCCACCTCGAGGCCGATCACACGCGGATCGAGAGCTGGCTGATCGGCCACGCCCACGAGCTCGCGGCGGCGGGCATCGACCCGGGCCGCCTCCGGAGCGACGCCATTGCCTTCGGTCCCGGCCTGGCACTCACGGCCGCCCGGGTCATCGACGCGTGGCTGGACCGTCTCGACGCCTGA
- a CDS encoding cation diffusion facilitator family transporter, which translates to MTATALEPARRDLLRRRIRLVVAVTITWNVVEAAVALIAGRAASSAALIGFGLDSVVEVLSAAAVAWQFASPDPEKRERAALLVISVAFFALAAYVTVESVLALTGLREPEHSTVGIVLGVLSLVVMPVLSWSERRTGRELGSASAVADSKQTLICAYLSAALVVGLGLNALFGWAWADSVAALFIAGFAVREGIEAWRGRACCAAPVSVLTGEVEACDDGCC; encoded by the coding sequence GTGACCGCGACGGCCCTGGAGCCTGCCCGTAGGGACCTGCTGCGGCGCCGGATCCGGCTGGTCGTGGCGGTCACGATCACGTGGAACGTCGTCGAGGCCGCTGTTGCGCTGATCGCGGGGCGGGCGGCCTCGTCTGCCGCGCTCATCGGGTTCGGGCTCGACTCCGTCGTCGAGGTCCTCTCCGCCGCGGCCGTAGCCTGGCAGTTCGCCTCGCCGGACCCGGAGAAGCGGGAGCGTGCGGCGCTGCTTGTCATCTCCGTCGCGTTCTTCGCGCTGGCGGCCTACGTCACCGTCGAGTCCGTGCTCGCGCTGACCGGGCTGCGGGAGCCCGAGCACTCGACCGTCGGCATCGTGCTCGGCGTGTTGAGCCTCGTGGTGATGCCGGTCCTGAGCTGGTCCGAGCGTCGCACCGGCCGCGAGCTCGGCTCCGCCTCCGCGGTTGCGGACTCCAAGCAGACCCTGATCTGTGCCTACCTGTCGGCCGCCCTCGTCGTCGGGCTCGGGCTGAACGCACTGTTCGGCTGGGCCTGGGCCGACTCGGTTGCCGCACTGTTCATCGCCGGCTTCGCGGTACGGGAGGGGATAGAGGCCTGGCGCGGCCGCGCCTGCTGCGCCGCCCCGGTGTCCGTCCTGACGGGCGAGGTCGAGGCCTGCGACGACGGCTGCTGCTGA
- the cmtR gene encoding Cd(II)/Pb(II)-sensing metalloregulatory transcriptional regulator CmtR, which produces MLTITSRLDVMHRLGRAMADPTRSRILLELLDGPSYPAALAAHLGLTRTNVSNHLACLRGCGIVVAEPEGRRTRYEMADAHLAAALRALVDVTLAVDEGVPCIDPACGVIGCCDAGESR; this is translated from the coding sequence ATGCTGACCATAACCTCCCGGTTGGACGTGATGCACCGGCTCGGCCGCGCCATGGCGGACCCCACCCGATCCCGGATCCTGCTCGAGCTGCTCGACGGCCCGAGCTACCCGGCGGCCCTCGCGGCCCACCTGGGGCTGACGAGGACGAATGTGTCGAATCACCTGGCGTGTCTCAGGGGCTGCGGCATCGTGGTGGCGGAGCCCGAGGGGCGGCGCACGCGGTACGAGATGGCGGATGCCCACCTCGCCGCGGCCCTCCGGGCGCTGGTGGACGTGACGCTCGCCGTCGACGAGGGAGTTCCCTGCATCGACCCGGCCTGCGGGGTCATCGGCTGCTGCGACGCGGGGGAGTCCCGGTGA